From Panicum hallii strain FIL2 chromosome 2, PHallii_v3.1, whole genome shotgun sequence, a single genomic window includes:
- the LOC112880539 gene encoding suppressor of RPS4-RLD 1, translated as MSSERAELARLCSTRNWSKAIRLLDSILARSPSSIHDLCNRAFCYSHLELHKHVVKDCDRALQLNPALLQAYVLKGKALTALDKKEDALLVWKQGYEIAVRDTTDLKQLLELEELVSSVKICETTESPDHVMDASPCDTKVVISEDRVVDKSATATTMADTKTVVCEEAIGNSKVSSNGDAKLPNHNNKVENNKVSTSPVKDSTGNQAPKKPAKQDKKNKAKAVKEINGRAEGAANRTSSDESETTSLEQTLFATKISKSSKSISLDFRLSRGIAQVNEGRYDQAISIFDQILRETPTYPEALIGRGTAYAFQRELDSAISDFTKAIQSNPSAGEAWKRRGQARAALGEFKEAIEDLTKALEFEPNSPDILHERGIVNFKFKDYNSALEDLSTCVKRDKKNSSAHTYLGLTLSVLGEYKRAEDEHLVGIKYDESFLDCWAHLAQLYLDLAYPEKLLNCLEKAIQIDSRFAKAYHLRGILYHGMGRHRSAIKELSIALTYEGSSIECLYLRASCHHAIGEYKAAIKDYDDVLDLELDSMDKFVLQCLAFYQKEMALYIASKANLEFSQFNIDDDVDPLFKEYWCKRLHPKNVAEKVYRQPPLRISLRSGRLNKQDFKFTKHQTTLLLAADSIGKKIQYNCRGFLPNQRQYRMAGLAAIEIAQKVSKAWRFLRNPKNIAKLVRRRDKLNMSQNRGGYCSTSTLSGSPTSSPNEDRVFSGISLSWQDVYNIAVKWRQISEPCDPVVWVNKLSEEFNSGFGSHTPMLLGQAKVVRYYPYYQRVLEAAKNIMLDLKYVNNAEDRAIFLTDIEKLKKIEVASSCSDLYHVVGETYWVATRCDSMAFQGRRLEGTRITTQNMGKTGFDFAIRTPCTPSRWEEYDEEMTAAWEAICEAYCNDTNPTRDPGTLDAVKDAILRMTYYWYNFMPLSRGSAVVGYIVLLGLFLAANMDVTTSIPPDAQVDWEAILSPDPETFVDAVKPWLYPSIKISRCLKDYTDVSCAFSTTGSVVAALTSVDP; from the exons atgtcCTCCGAGCGCGCCGAGCTCGCGCGCCTCTGCAGCACCCGCAACTGGTCCAAGGCCATCCGCCTCCTCGACTCCATCCTCGCGCGATCCCCCTCCTCCATCCACGACCTCTG CAACCGGGCCTTCTGCTACTCCCACCTCGAGCTCCACAAGCACGTCGTCAAGGACTGCGACCGCGCGCTGCAGCTCAACCCCGCCCTGCTCCAGGCCTACGTCCTCAAAG GCAAGGCACTGACTGCATTAGATAAGAAAGAGGATGCTCTGCTTGTTTGGAAGCAAGGATATGAAATTGCTGTCCGTGACACAACGGACTTGAAACAGTTGCTTGAGTTGGAAGAATTGGTTTCTTCTGTTAAAATTTGCGAGACAACTGAGTCTCCAGACCATGTCATGGATGCATCACCTTGTGATACCAAAGTTGTTATCTCAGAAGATCGTGTTGTAGACAAGTCGGCCACTGCAACTACTATGGCTGATACGAAAACTGTTGTCTGTGAAGAGGCCATTGGTAATTCCAAAGTTTCATCAAATGGTGATGCCAAGTTGCCGAATCATAATAACAAAGTGGAAAATAATAAAGTTTCTACCAGTCCAGTGAAAGACAGCACAGGGAATCAAGCACCCAAGAAGCCCGCCAAGCAAGATAAGAAAAACAAAGCAAAAGCAGTGAAAGAAATAAATGGCCGAGCTGAAGGTGCGGCCAACAGAACAAGTTCTGATGAAAGTGAAACCACATCGCTAGAACAAACACTCTTTGCTACGAAAATTTCAAAGTCATCAAAATCCATAAGCTTGGATTTCCGACTTTCAAGAGGAATTGCACAG GTTAACGAAGGAAGGTATGACCAAGCGATATCCATCTTTGATCAG ATATTGCGAGAAACTCCTACCTATCCTGAGGCACTGATTGGAAGGGGCACAGCTTATGCATTTCAAAGAGAATTGGATTCTGCTATTTCTGATTTCACCAAG GCTATACAATCTAACCCATCGGCTGGGGAGGCATGGAAGCGACGGGGACAAGCTCGCGCTGCTTTAGGAGAGTTCAAGGAG GCCATTGAGGACTTGACTAAAGCATTGGAATTTGAACCAAATTCTCCTGATATTTTACATGAAAGAG GAATTGTGAACTTCAAATTCAAGGACTACAACTCTGCACTTGAAGATCTTTCAACATGTGTGAAGCGTGACAAGAAGAACAGCTCTGCTCACACTTATTTA GGTCTTACTCTTTCAGTACTTGGAGAGTACAAACGTGCTGAAGATGAGCATCTTGTTGGTATAAAGTATGACGAGAGTTTCCTGGACTGTTGGGCTCACCTTGCTCAG CTTTATCTTGATTTGGCTTATCCAGAAAAGTTGTTGAATTGCCTTGAGAAAGCTATTCAAATTGATTCAAG GTTTGCAAAGGCATACCATCTTCGTGGAATTCTCTACCATGGAATGGGTCGACATAG gaGTGCTATTAAAGAGCTATCAATTGCTTTGACGTATGAGGGTTCAAGTATAGAGTGCCTATACTTGCGTGCCTCATGCCATCATGCAATTGGAGAATATAAAGCTGCA ATAAAAGATTATGATGATGTTCtcgatttggaacttgattccATGGATAAGTTTGTGTTGCAATGTTTGGCCTTCTATCAG AAGGAAATGGCTCTGTATATTGCTTCAAAGGCCAATTTAGAGTTCTCTCAGTTCAACATTGATGACGATGTTGACCCACTATTTAAG GAATATTGGTGCAAACGACTACACCCCAAAAATGTGGCTGAAAAGGTTTATCGCCAGCCACCATTGCGAATCTCATTAAGAAGTGGGCGCCTTAACAAGCAAGACTTCAAATTCACAAAGCATCAAACCACCCTTCTTCTAGCTGCAGATTCAATTGGGAAGAAGATTCAATACAATTGTCGTGGCTTCTTACCAAATCAACGCCAG TACCGCATGGCCGGGTTGGCTGCTATTGAGATTGCTCAGAAAGTCTCCAAGGCTTGGCGCTTTCTGAGGAATCCAAAGAACATCGCAAAATTAgtaaggagaagggataagcttaACATGAGCCAGAACAGGGGAGGTTATTGTAGCACCAGCACTTTGTCTGGATCACCAACGTCTAGCCCAAATGAAGACAGGGTCTTCTCTGGGATCTCTCTCTCCTGGCAGGATGTCTATAACATTGCTGTTAAGTGGAGACAAATTTCTGAACCTTGTGATCCAGTTGTTTGGGTCAATAAGCTGAG TGAAGAGTTCAATTCTGGATTTGGTTCTCATACCCCAATGCTTCTTGGTCAAGCAAAAGTTGTTCGGTACTATCCATATTACCAAAG AGTTTTGGAAGCTGCAAAGAACATAATGCTTGACTTGAAGTATGTGAATAATGCAGAGGACCGTGCAATTTTTCTTACAGATATTGAAAAGTTGAAGAAG ATAGAGGTTGCATCGTCATGCTCAGATTTGTACCATGTAGTTGGTGAGACCTATTGGGTTGCTACAAGATGTGACAGTATGGCGTTTCAGGG GAGGCGTCTTGAAGGGACAAGAATTACCACTCAAAACAT GGGCAAGACAGGATTTGACTTTGCAATACGAACACCTTGCACACCATCGAGATGGGAGGAGTATGATGAAGAAATGACCGCAGCCTGGGAG GCCATTTGTGAAGCATATTGCAATGACACAAACCCCACACGTGACCCCGGCACGCTTGATGCTGTGAAGGACGCGATATTGCGAATGACATATTACTG GTACAATTTTATGCCTCTTTCGAGAGGATCGGCTGTTGTTGGCTACATAGTGCTGCTAGGTTTATTCCTGGCAGCAAACATGGATGTTACTACCAGCATTCCACCCGATGCCCAAGTTGATTGGGAGGCAATTCTGTCACCGGATCCTGAAACATTCGTTGACGCAGTCAAGCCTTGGCTGTACCCATCCATAAAAATAAGCAGGTGCTTGAAAGATTACACGGATGTCAGTTGCGCTTTTAGTACAACAGGATCCGTTGTGGCAGCACTAACTTCTGTTGACCCATAG
- the LOC112879684 gene encoding pentatricopeptide repeat-containing protein ELI1, chloroplastic — protein sequence MSAAAAGAVLPSPAPTRYSSAGGQHATLTADLAAALLAGCASARRASELHAAAVRAGVDRDKAVDFRLQRAYAASGRLDLAVALLRRSPDPTAVFYTSTIHAHSSRGLHLAALALLSDMLSQGLLPTTHTLSTSLPACNGRGGLAVGRALHGYAVKLALSGDSYVATALLGMYARAGDSAAARALFDLMLPDPHVVSVTAMLTCYAKMGALDDARSLFDGLPKKDFICWNAMIDGYTQHGRPNEALRLFRRMLRSGVEPDEVSVVLALSAVAQLGTTESGKWLHSFVKNSPRVRLNARVGTALIDMYYKCGSLEDAIAVFDGLHDKDIVVWNAMINGYAMHGHSRKAIEMFNQLRAQGLWPTDITFIGVLNACSHSGLVDEGCKFFKSMEQEYGIEPKIEHYGCMVDLLGRAGLIEEAFDLVRSMKIKPDAVMWVSLLAACRLHKNMALGQRIADYLVANGLANSGMYILLSNIYAAVGNWQEVGRVRSMMKASGIQKEPGCSAIEIGRQVIEFVAGDTSHPRTDEIYAKLEEVNVLVKEQGHVPQTELVLHDLDEATKEKALAVHSEKLAVAFGLISTPPGAAIKIVKNLRACADCHAVLKLVSKITGRKIVFRDRNRFHHFVDGACSCGDYW from the coding sequence atgtccgccgccgccgccggtgccgtgCTCCCCTCCCCCGCCCCGACCAGATACTCGTCCGCCGGTGGCCAGCATGCCACGCTCACGGCAGACCtcgcggcggcgctcctggCGGGCtgcgcgtccgcgcgccgcgcctccgAGCTCCACGCCGCGGCCGTGCGCGCCGGCGTCGACCGCGACAAAGCCGTCGACTTCCGCCTCCAGCGCGCGTACGCCGCGTCCGGCCGCCTTGACCTCGCCGTCGCGCTCCTCCGGCGTTCGCCGGACCCGACCGCCGTCTTCTATACCTCCACCATCCACGCGCACTCCTCCCGCGGCCTCCACCTCGCCGCGCTCGCGCTCCTCTCCGACATGCTGTCCCAGGGCCTCCTCCCCACCACGCATACCCTGTCCACCTCCCTCCCCGCCTGCAACGGCCGCGGCGGCCTCGCGGTCGGCCGGGCGCTGCATGGCTACGCCGTCAAGCTGGCGCTCTCCGGCGACTCCTACGTCGCCACCGCGCTCCTCGGCATGTACGCGCGGGCGGGGgactccgcggcggcgcgcgcgctgtTCGACCTGATGCTGCCGGACCCGCACGTCGTGTCCGTGACGGCCATGCTCACCTGCTACGCCAAGATGGGCGCGCTCGACGACGCGCGCAGCCTGTTCGACGGCTTGCCCAAGAAGGACTTCATATGCTGGAACGCCATGATCGACGGGTACACGCAGCACGGGAGGCCCAACGAGGCGCTCAGGCTGTTCCGGCGGATGCTGAGGTCGGGCGTCGAGCCTGACGAGGTCTCGGTCGTGCTCGCGCTCTCCGCTGTGGCGCAGCTTGGCACGACAGAGTCCGGGAAGTGGCTTCACTCGTTCGTGAAGAACAGTCCTCGAGTTCGGCTCAATGCCAGGGTCGGCACGGCGCTCATCGACATGTACTATAAGTGCGGGAGCTTGGAGGATGCCATTGCAGTGTTCGATGGCCTGCACGACAAGGATATCGTCGTGTGGAACGCCATGATCAACGGCTATGCGATGCACGGGCATAGCAGAAAGGCGATTGAGATGTTCAATCAGTTGCGGGCACAGGGCCTCTGGCCGACCGACATCACATTCATTGGCGTCCTTAATGCCTGCAGCCATTCCGGGCTGGTTGACGAAGGCTGCAAGTTCTTCAAGTCAATGGAGCAGGAGTACGGCATTGAGCCCAAGATCGAGCACTACGGTTGCATGGTCGACCTCCTCGGCCGAGCAGGGCTCATAGAAGAGGCATTCGATCTTGTCCGGAGCATGAAGATCAAGCCTGACGCCGTCATGTGGGTGTCGCTCCTCGCCGCCTGCCGGCTTCACAAGAACATGGCGCTGGGCCAGCGGATCGCCGACTATCTCGTCGCCAACGGTCTCGCCAACTCCGGGATGTACATCCTGCTGTCCAACATCTACGCGGCAGTCGGGAACTGGCAGGAGGTGGGGCGGGTGCGGTCGATGATGAAGGCGAGCGGCATCCAGAAGGAACCCGGGTGCAGCGCCATCGAGATCGGGCGGCAGGTCATCGAGTTCGTGGCCGGCGACACGAGCCACCCGCGCACCGACGAGATCTACGCCAAGCTGGAGGAGGTGAATGTCCTGGTGAAGGAGCAGGGGCACGTCCCGCAGACGGAGCTGGTGCTGCACGACCTGGACGAGGCCACCAAGGAGAAGGCGCTCGCGGTCCACAGCGAGAAGCTCGCCGTCGCGTTCGGGCTCATCAGCACGCCGCCGGGGGCGGCGATCAAGATCGTGAAGAACCTCCGGGCCTGCGCCGACTGCCACGCCGTGCTGAAGCTGGTGTCCAAGATCACCGGCAGGAAGATCGTGTTCCGGGACAGGAACAGGTTCCACCATTTCGTCGACGGGGCCTGCAGCTGCGGGGATTACTGGTGA
- the LOC112881877 gene encoding uncharacterized protein LOC112881877: MEVGKEGGSNTKLANFAVEEDVNIVRSWLEISCDPIMNTGQKRDNFWDRVMKQYNGRRGSFPKRTLRSVQSRWDKIKQEATKFAGYVAKAIRDDASGTSDADKTTLAASDFAAIEGYNFQFMHCWDLMKDEPKWQDVKQRSSKTVGSNTIDLDGDEASPAGTGKRPIGRDAAKACKKKCPSGSTSSSEYASNLQDLSLQRMTMWQEENSKKVNRFDHLASIKEKRFDETREHNKSILQLEEEKIKIMRDKLNMQMQEKERERLEREKQEDERILKVDLDSCAPELRMYYEALREEILHKVSARRQRSRQV; this comes from the exons ATGGAGGTAGGAAAAGAGGGGGGCAGTAATACCAAATTGGCCAACTTTGCAGTAGAGGAAGATGTCAACATTGTGAGGTCATGGCTAGAGATAAGTTGTGACCCAATTATGAACACTGGCCAGAAGAGAGACAACTTCTGGGATCGTGTTATGAAACAATACAATGGGAGGCGGGGTTCATTCCCAAAAAGGACGTTGAGGTCTGTCCAGTCTCGCTGGGATAAGATCAAACAAGAAGCAACGAAGTTCGCTGGGTACGTGGCAAAGGCTATTCGGGATGACGCTAGTGGGACATCGGACGCTGATAAG ACAACCTTAGCAGCATCCGACTTTGCTGCTATTGAGGGATACAATTTTCAGTTCATGCATTGCTGGGACCTGATGAAGGATGAGCCCAAATGGCAAGACGTAAAGCAGAGAAGTTCGAAAACAGTTGGTTCTAACACTATTGACTTGGATGGGGATGAGGCATCACCAGCAGGCACCGGCAAGAGGCCAATTGGCAGGGATGCAGCAAAAGCTTGCAAGAAGAAGTGTCCATCTGGATCGACATCATCTTCGGAATACGCTTCCAATCTGCAAGACCTCTCATTGCAGAGGATGACAATGTGGCAAGAAGAAAATTCAAAGAAAGTAAACCGCTTTGACCATCTTGCAAGTATTAAAGAAAAAAGGTTCGATGAGACGCGTGAACACAACAAGTCCATCCTACAGCTTGAGGAGGAGAAGATAAAGATCATGCGCGACAAACTCAATATGCAGATgcaagagaaggagagggagagacttGAAAGAGAGAAGCAAGAAGATGAGAGGATTCTTAAGGTGGACCTTGATTCTTGCGCACCTGAGCTTCGCATGTATTACGAGGCGCTTCGTGAGGAGATACTGCACAAGGTGTCAGCAAGAAGGCAGAGGAGCCGCCAAGTGTGA
- the LOC112882121 gene encoding glutamate--glyoxylate aminotransferase 1 has protein sequence MARKPLDYDQLNENVKKVQYAVRGELYLRASELQKEGKKIIFTNVGNPHALGQKPLTFPRQVVALCQAPFLLDDPNVGLMFPADAIARAKHYLSLAPGGLGAYSDSRGIPGIRKEVADFIQRRDGYPSDPELIYLTDGASKGVMQMLNAIIRNERDGILVPVPQYPLYSAAISLFGGSLVPYYLEEEANWGLDFVNIRQTVAEARSKGITVRAMVIINPGNPTGQCLSEANIKELLQFCYHENLALLADEVYQQNIYQDERPFISARKVLFDMGPPLSREVQLVSFHTVSKGFWGECGQRGGYFEMTNLPPKTVDEIYKVASIALSPNVPGQIFMGVMVNPPKPGDISYLKFAAESKSILESMRRRARMMTDGFNSCRNIVCNFTEGAMYSFPQIRLPPRAIEAAKRAGKAPDVFYCLKLLEATGISTVPGSGFGQKEGVFHLRTTILPAEEDFPAIISSFKKFNDSFMDQYEGYSRM, from the exons ATGGCGAGGAAGCCGCTGGACTACGATCAGCTGAACGAGAACGTCAAGAAGGTGCAGTACGCGGTGCGCGGGGAGCTCTACCTCCGCGCCTCCGAGCTCCAGAAGGAGGGCAAGAAGATCATCTTCACCAACGTCGGCAACCCGCACGCCCTCGGACAGAAGCCGCTCACCTTCCCCCGCCAG GTGGTGGCCCTCTGCCAGGCTCCGTTCCTGCTCGATGATCCCAACGTCGGCCTCATGTTCCCGGCGGATGCCATCGCGCGGGCCAAGCACTACCTCTCCCTGGCGCCCGGCGGTTTAG GTGCTTACAGTGATTCCCGTGGTATCCCTGGAATTAGGAAGGAGGTTGCTGACTTCATCCAGAGGCGTGATGGATATCCGAG TGATCCAGAACTCATTTACTTGACAGATGGTGCTAGCAAAGGTGTGATGCAGATGCTGAACGCCATTATCAGAAACGAGAGAGATGGG ATTTTGGTCCCTGTTCCTCAATACCCACTTTATTCTGCTGCCATTTCCCTCTTTGGTGGCTCCCTGGTCCCATACTACTTGGAAGAAGAGGCTAACTGGGGCCTTGACTTTGTCAATATCCGACAAACAGTGGCGGAGGCACGGTCAAAGGGAATCACT GTTCGAGCAATGGTGATTATCAATCCGGGAAATCCCACTGGCCAATGCCTTAGTGAAGCAAATATAAAGGAACTTCTGCAATTTTGCTACCATGAAAACTTAGCTCTGCTTGCAGATGAAGTGTATCAGCAGAACATTTATCAAGATGAGCGCCCGTTTATAAGCGCAAGAAAG GTTTTGTTTGACATGGGTCCACCACTAAGCAGGGAAGTTCAGCTTGTTTCTTTCCACACTGTGTCCAAAGGGTTCTGGGGAGAATGTGGACAACGTGGTGGATACTTTGAAATGACAAATCTTCCCCCAAAG ACAGTAGACGAGATCTACAAGGTTGCATCAATAGCACTGAGCCCAAATGTTCCTGGGCAAATTTTT ATGGGAGTGATGGTTAACCCTCCAAAACCTGGTGATATCTCATACCTGAAGTTTGCTGCTGAAAG CAAGTCCATCCTAGAGTCTATGAGGAGGAGAGCACGCATGATGACAGATGGTTTCAACAGTTGCCGAAATATCGTGTGTAATTTCACAGAAG GAGCTATGTACTCTTTCCCCCAAATACGCCTTCCACCAAGAGCGATTGAGGCAGCGAAAAGAGCCGGCAAAGCACCAGATGTTTTCTACTGCCTCAAGCTTCTGGAAGCAACCGGAATTTCCACTGTCCCGG
- the LOC112882034 gene encoding protein C2-DOMAIN ABA-RELATED 4-like, protein MDGLLGLLKVRVVRGINLAYRDARGSDPYVVLRLGKKKLKTSVKKRSVNPIWHEELTLTVTNSSEPLKLEVFDKDTFSRDDPMGDAEIDVAPMMEVINMNPEDIKNGAIIKSVRPSTRNCLADESHVCWRNGRFVQDMILRLKNVESGEIQLQLQWVNIPGAK, encoded by the exons ATGGACGGATTGCTTGGCCTATTGAAAGTGCGGGTGGTTCGTGGGATCAACCTAGCCTACCGCGATGCAAGAGGCAGCGATCCATATGTTGTCCTACGACTTGGCAAGAAG AAACTGAAGACAAGTGTGAAGAAGAGATCTGTCAATCCCATCTGGCATGAAGAGCTAACTTTGACGGTCACAAATTCCAGCGAACCACTTAAGCTT GAGGTGTTTGACAAGGACACTTTCAGCAGAGATGACCCTATGGGAGACGCAGAGATCGATGTAGCACCCATGATGGAAGTTATAAATATGAACCCGGAGGACATTAAGAACGGCGCCATCATAAAGTCTGTCCGACCAAGCACCCGGAATTGCCTCGCAGACGAGAGTCACGTCTGCTGGAGGAACGGTAGGTTTGTCCAGGACATGATTCTCCGGCTGAAGAACGTCGAGAGTGGAGAGATACAGCTCCAGCTGCAATGGGTAAACATTCCTGGTGCCAAGTAA